The Nocardia sp. BMG51109 nucleotide sequence TTCGGTGGACGGGCCGGGGGATGCGGCCGGGCAGCCGGACTCGTAGGGCCGGATCTTTCATGCGCTTCGATCCGTCGCATCTCGCCGCGGCAACGCCTCGGCCACGACATCCGCTCGGGCAGGGGCGGAGTGGTCACCCTCCCCACTCCGGGCCACTAGGCTGACCCCCGTGAGTGAACGGTTTCTGGTGACCGGTGGCAGTCGGCTCGCCGGTGAGGTGACAGTCGGCGGGGCCAAGAACAGCGTGCTCAAGCTGATGGCCGCCGCGCTGCTCGCCGAGGGCACCACGACGATCACGAACTGCCCCGACATCCTCGACGTGCCACTGATGGGCGAGGTACTGCGCGGCCTCGGCTGCGACGTGACGGTCGACGGTTCCGTGGTGACCATCACCACCCCCACCGAACCGAAGTACCACGCGGATTTTCCTGCGGTGACCCAGTTCCGGGCCTCGGTCTGTGTGCTCGGGCCCCTGATGGCGAGGTGTAAGCGCGCGGTCGTGGCGCTGCCCGGCGGCGATGCGATCGGATCGCGACCCCTCGACATGCATCAGACCGGGCTGCGGCTGCTCGGCGCGACCAGCGAGATCGAACACGGTTGCCTGGTGGCCCGCGCCGACGAACTGCAGGGCGCGCGCATCCGGCTGGACTTCCCGTCGGTCGGCGCCACCGAGAACATCCTGATGGCGGCGGTCTTGGCCGAGGGGGAGACCGTCATCGACAATGCGGCCCGCGAGCCGGAGATCGTCGACCTGTGCACCATGCTGATCCGGATGGGCGCGCGGATCAGCGGCGCGGGCACCTCGGTGCTGACCATCGACGGCGTGCGCAAGCTCTCGCCGACCACGCACCGGGTGATCGGGGACCGAATCGTCGCCGCCACCTGGGGCATCGCCGCCGCGATGACGCTGGGCGACGTCCGCGTCACGGGAATCAATCCCAAGCACCTGTCCCTGGTGCTGGACAAGCTGCGCTCCGCGGGTGCGCGAATCTCGTTCGAGCCGGACGGTTTCCGCGTGACGCAGGCCGAGCGACCGCGCGCGGTGAACTTCTCGACGCTGCCGTTCCCGGGATTTCCGACCGACCTGCAGCCGATGGCGATCGGGCTCGCGGCGATCGCCGACGGCACCTCGATGATCACCGAGAACGTCTTCGAGGCTCGCTTCCGTTTCGTCGAGGAGATGATCCGCCTCGGCGCCGACGCCAGGACCGACGGCCATCACGCCGTGGTGCGGGGCATCCCGCGGTTGTCGAGCGCGCCGGTGTGGTCGTCGGATATCCGGGCCGGCGCGGGACTCGTCCTGGCGGGTCTGGTGGCCGACGGCGTGACGGAAGTGCACGACGTGTTCCACATCGACCGCGGCTACCCGGATTTCGTGGAGAACCTGGGGGCGCTGGGGGCCGAGGTGCGGCGTGTGGCCTGATTGTGAAAATCGTTCGTGACCAGGCGATTTGACATCGATTCCACCGACACGTAACTTATTCGAGGTCAGAGCGACACGGACGCCGACCCGGCTGTGAGGCGGGGACACGAGGTTGGACGGGGAGCGCCTGATGGTCACACTGGTTCGGTTGAGACTCTGATTTGGTTCGGGGTGGATGGCTGAGCTAAGCTGGGAAAGTTGCCTCATGATCGAGCGGGCGGATGCCTGGGAGATGGTGTGTGCGTGTGTTCTTTGAGAACTCAATAGTGTGTCGATGAATGTCAGTGCCAAATATTTTTTGGTTCCTGTTCTCATACCCCCGTGTGAGGGCAGGGCATTATTTTTTAGTCAGCTTAATTCCGGCTGGCGTTTTAGTTAGGTTTTCGGACTCCTGGTTCGAGAGTTACTTCCGATTACACCCCTTTTCGGGGTGTGGTTGAGAGTCTTCAACGGAGAGTTTGATCCTGGCTCAGGACGAACGCTGGCGGCGTGCTTAACACATGCAAGTCGAACGATGAAGCCTTCGGGTGGATTAGTGGCGAACGGGTGAGTAACACGTGGGTGATCTGCCTCGTACTCTGGGATAAGCCTGGGAAACTGGGTCTAATACCGGATAGGACCGTGCCTCGCATGGGGTGTGGTGGAAAGATTTATCGGTGCGAGATGGGCCCGCGGCCTATCAGCTTGTTGGTGGGGTAATGGCCTACCAAGGCGACGACGGGTAGCCGGCCTGAGAGGGCGACCGGCCACACTGGGACTGAGACACGGCCCAGACTCCTACGGGAGGCAGCAGTGGGGAATATTGCACAATGGGCGGAAGCCTGATGCAGCGACGCCGCGTGCGGGATGACGGCCTTCGGGTTGTAAACCGCTTTCGACAGGGACGAAGGGGAACTGACGGTACCTGTAGAAGAAGCACCGGCCAACTACGTGCCAGCAGCCGCGGTAATACGTAGGGTGCGAGCGTTGTCCGGAATTACTGGGCGTAAAGAGCTTGTAGGCGGTTCGTCGCGTCGATCGTGAAAACGTGTAGCTCAACTGCACGCTTGCGGTCGATACGGGCGGGCTAGAGTACTGCAGGGGAGACTGGAATTCCTGGTGTAGCGGTGAAATGCGCAGATATCAGGAGGAACACCGGTGGCGAAGGCGGGTCTCTGGGCAGTAACTGACGCTGAGAAGCGAAAGCGTGGGTAGCGAACAGGATTAGATACCCTGGTAGTCCACGCCGTAAACGGTGGGCGCTAGGTGTGGGGTTCCTTCCACGGGCTCCGTGCCGTAGCCAACGCATTAAGCGCCCCGCCTGGGGAGTACGGCCGCAAGGCTAAAACTCAAAGGAATTGACGGGGGCCCGCACAAGCGGCGGAGCATGTGGATTAATTCGATGCAACGCGAAGAACCTTACCTGGGTTTGACATACACCAGAAAGCTGCAGAGATGTGGCCCCCCTTGTGGTTGGTGTACAGGTGGTGCATGGCTGTCGTCAGCTCGTGTCGTGAGATGTTGGGTTAAGTCCCGCAACGAGCGCAACCCTTGTCCCGTGTTGCCAGCAAGTCGTGTTGGGGACTCGCGGGAGACTGCCGGGGTCAACTCGGAGGAAGGTGGGGACGACGTCAAGTCATCATGCCCCTTATGTCCAGGGCTTCACACATGCTACAATGGCTGGTACAGAGGGTTGCGATACCGTGAGGTGGAGCGAATCCCTTAAAGCCGGTCTCAGTTCGGATCGGGGTCTGCAACTCGACCCCGTGAAGTTGGAGTCGCTAGTAATCGCAGATCAGCAACGCTGCGGTGAATACGTTCCCGGGCCTTGTACACACCGCCCGTCACGTCATGAAAGTCGGTAACACCCGAAGCCGGTGGCCTAACCCCTTGTGGGAGGGAGCTGTCGAAGGTGGGATCGGCGATTGGGACGAAGTCGTAACAAGGTAGCCGTACCGGAAGGTGCGGCTGGATCACCTCCTTTCTAAGGAGCATTCTCCAGTGAGGCTTCCGCGTCGGTGGGAGTTCTTCTGGCAGAGGCCATTACGGGAGCATGTGTCTTCCGGTGGTTGCTCATGGGTGGAACGCTGACATGCGCCGGCATGAACTTCGCCGCACGGGTGGCGGGGTGGCTGGATGTAGTCGACACACTGTTGGGTCCTGAGGGAACACGCGGTGTTTCTTCTAGGCAAAAAATGGATCCGGAGGGATTTCCTGGATACCGCTGGTGGCTGTGGGTTGCTGGTTGGTCCGGGTTGGGGTTTCTCCGGGTGTGTTGTTTGAGAACTGCACAGTGGACGCGAGCATCTTTGTTTGTAAGTGTGTAAGAGCGTTCGGTGGATGCCTTGGCACCAGGAGCCGATGAAGGACGTGGGAGGCTGCGATATGCCTCGGGGAGCTGTCAACCGAGCTGAGATCCGAGGATTTCCGAATGGGGAAACCCAGCACGAGTGATGTCGTGTTACCCGCATCTGAATGTATAGGGTGTGTGGAGGGAACGCGGGGAAGTGAAACATCTCAGTACCCGCAGGAAGAGAAAACAATTGTGATTCCGTGAGTAGTGGCGAGCGAAAGCGGATGAGGCTAAACCGGTTATGTGTGATAGGCGGCAGTCGTTGCATGGCCGGGGTTGTGGGGTCTTTCTTCTCATCACTGCCGTGATGGGCGACAGTCAGAAAGGTTCGTGTTAGCTGAATTGGTCTGGGATGGCCGACCGTAGACGGTGAGAGTCCGGTAAGCGAAAACATGTTCCCTGTCGTGGGAGATACCCGAGTAGCAGCGGGCCCGTGGAATCTGCTGTGAATCTGCCGGGACCACCCGGTAAGCCTGAATACTACCTGGTGACCGATAGCGGACTAGTACCGTGAGGGAAAGGTGAAAAGTACCCCGGGAGGGGAGTGAAATAGTACCTGAAACCGGGCGCTTACAATCCGTCAGAGCTCACTTGTTGGGTGATGGCGTGCCTTTTGAAGAATGAGCCTGCGAGTCATTGGTGTGTGGCGAGGTTAACCCGTGTGGGGGAGCCGTAGCGAAAGCGAGTCCGAAGAGGGCGGTGGAGTCGCATGTCATGGACCCGAAGCGGAGTGATCTACCCATGGCCAGGGTGAAGCAGCAGTAAGATGTTGTGGAGGCCCGAACCCACTTAGGTTGAAAACTGAGGGGATGAGTTGTGGGTAGGGGTGAAAGGCCAATCAAACTCTGTGATAGCTGGTTCTCCCCGAAATGCATTTAGGTGCAGCGTTGCGTGTTTCACACCGGAGGTAGAGCTACTGGGTGGCCTAGGGGGCCTACAAGCTTACTGAAGTCAGCCAAACTCCGAATGCTGGTGTGTGAGAGCGTGGCAGTGAGACTGCGGGGGATAAGCTTCGTGGTCGAGAGGGAAACAGCCCGGATCGCCGGCTAAGGCCCCTAAGCGTGTACTAAGTGGAAAAGGATGTGGGATCGCTGAGACAACCAGGAGGTTGGCTTAGAAGCAGCCATCCTTGAAAGAGTGCGTAATAGCTCACTGGTCAAGTGGTCCTGCGCCGACAATGTAGCGGGGCTCAAGTACACCGCCGAAGCCGCGGCATTCAGACATGACATTTCCTTCGGGACAGTGGTCTGGATGGGTAGGGGAGCGTCGTATGTCCAGGGAAGCGCCGGAGTGATCCAGGTGTGGAGGGCATGCGAGTGAGAATGCAGGCATGAGTAGCGAAAGACGAGTGAGAAACTCGTCCGCCGGATGACCAAGGGTTCCTGGGCCAGGTTATTCCGCCCAGGGTGAGTCGGGACCTAAGGCGAGGCCGACAGGCGTAGTCGATGGACAACGGGTTGATATTCCCGTACCCGTGTATCCGCGCCCAATGGCGAATCAGCTGTGCTAACCGTCCTGAACTGGCGGGATCTCCTTCGGGGGACCCAAGAGGGATGCACGGGATCCTGGTTGTAGTAGTCAAGCGATGGGGTGACGCAGGAAGGTAGCTGGGCCCGGTGGTGGATTACCGGGTGTAAGCCTGTAGGGAGCAGCATAGGTAAATCCGTGTTGCATATATCCTGAGAGGTGATGCGTAGCCGGTTGAGGTGAATTCAGTGATCCTATGCTGTCGAGAAAAGCCTCTAGTGAGTTGGTACACGGCCCGTACCCTAAACCGACACAGGTGGTCAGGTAGAGAATACTGAGGCGATCGAGCGAACTGTGGTGAAGGAACTCGGCAAAATGCCTCCGTAACTTCGGGAGAAGGAGGGCCCGTTCTGGTGAACCGTCTTGCACGGGGAGCTGGGGTGGGTCGCAGAGACCAGAGAGAAGCGACTGTTTACTAAAAACACAGGTCCGTGCGAAGTCGTAAGACGAGGTATACGGACTGACGCCTGCCCGGTGCCGGAAGGTTAAGAGGACCGGTTAACGGATTTGTTCCGTGAAGCTGAGAATTTAAGCCCCGGTAAACGGCGGTGGTAACTATAACCATCCTAAGGTAGCGAAATTCCTTGTCGGGTAAGTTCCGACCTGCACGAATGGCGTAACGACTTCTCTGCTGTCTCCACCATAGGCTCGGCGAAATTGCATTACGAGTAAAGATGCTCGTTACGCGCGGCAGGACGAAAAGACCCCGGGACCTTCACTATAGCTTGGTATTGGTGTTCGGTACGGTTTGTGTAGGATAGGTGGGAGACTGTGAAGCTTGGACGCTAGTTCGGGTGGAGTCGTCGTTGAAATACCACTCTGGTCGTATTGGGCTTCTAACCTCGGGCCGTGATCCGGTTCAGGGACAGTGCCTGGTGGGTAGTTTAACTGGGGCGGTTGCCTCCTAAAGGGTAACGGAGGCGCCCAAAGGTTCCCTCGGCCTGGTTGGTAATCAGGTGTTGAGTGTAAGTGCACAAGGGAGCTTGACTGTGAGACGGACGTGTCGAGCAGGGACGAAAGTCGGGACTAGTGATCCGGCACCGGCGTGTGGAAGCGGTGTCGCTCAACGGATAAAAGGTACCCCGGGGATAACAGGCTGATCTTCCCCAAGAGTCCATATCGACGGGATGGTTTGGCACCTCGATGTCGGCTCGTCGCATCCTGGGGCTGGAGTTGGTCCCAAGGGTTGGGCTGTTCGCCCATTAAAGCGGCACGCGAGCTGGGTTTAGAACGTCGTGAGACAGTTCGGTCTCTATCCGCCGCGCGCGTGAGAAACTTGAGGAAGGCTGTCCCTAGTACGAGAGGACCGGGACGGACGAACCTCTGGTGTGCCAGTTGTTCCGCCAGGAGCATGGCTGGTTGGCTACGTTCGGGAGGGATAACCGCTGAAAGCATCTAAGCGGGAAGCCTGTTCCAAGATGAGGTTTCTTTCCCCCTTCGAGGGGTTAAGGTCCCCAAGAGATGATTGGGTTGATAGGCCGGAGCTGGAAGCCCTGTGAGGGGTGTAGGTGACCGGTACTAATAGGCCGAGGGCTTATGAACGAAGGTGCTACGCGTCCACTGTGCGGTGTTCTGAAACAACACACCACACCCCCGCCTGCTCGGCAGAGCGTGTGTGGTGGGTGGTGGATAGTTTCATAGTGTTACGGTGGTTATAGCGGTGGGGAAACGCCCGGTCCCATTCCGAACCCGGAAGCTAAGCTCGCCTGCGCCGATGGTACTGCACTCGACTGGGTGTGGGAGAGTAGGTCACCGCCGGAACATACTTCGAGGGAGGCCTCCAGCAGCAGCTGGGGGCCTTCCGTCATTTCCGGGCCCTTTCCCATGGTGGCTTACCGGATGGTGGGCTCCGGGGGCACCGGGCAGGGTGTGGTCCGGGTCGTGTCAGGCTGAGGCATGACACTACGGACGGCCTTGTATGGGGGCCTTTCGCATTTTTCAAGTCCGAAATCTCTCCCCCCTGTCGTAAGCGCCCGGCACTGTCCGGCGCCAGCGGCCGCATTCGTCGCGAGGTCGTTCGGAGGTCTGCAGATTCGTCCGATGGCGTTAGAACCGCCCGTAACGGGGCAGGCCCGGTATACACGCGGCCGGCGGGCGGGATTCACAGCTACTTCATAAACAATGGCAACCTGTTCGGAAAGACTTCGCTGGATGATGGATGGGTAGGACCGGAACGGCGAAGCCGCGCAGGAAGGAAGCGATGCGGATGGTCGGAGAGGTAACGGCCGGGGCGGCTCCTGCGCTGGGTGCCACCCGCTCCGGGTGGCGGCGGTTCTTCCTTCCCGTCACCTACGGCTATGCCGTCCTGCTCATCGCCGTGGCCGGCCTGCTCGCGGCGCTCGGTGACACCGCGCAGAACAAGGTGGTCCTCCGGGCCAGCACGAACCTGAGCAACCTGCTGAGCGGGAACTACGGCACGCTCGTCTCCAGCGCCCTCGTGGTCGGCGACGGCGCGGTGGCGGCGCTGATCATCCCGCTGCTGATCTGCCTACTCGCGCTGGCCGAGCTCCGGTTCGGGGCACTGACCACGATCCGTATCTTCGTCGCCGGCCATATCGGTGCGACCCTGCTGGTCGCCGCGGGCCTGTGGGTGGCGGTCACGGCGGACTGGGTGCCGGTGAGCATCACGACGGCCGAGGATGTCGGCATCAGCTACGGGGCGATGGCCGTGATCGGCGCGTTCGTGGTGCTGCTGCCCGGCCGGTGGCGGGCCACCTGGGCGATCAGCTGGCTGGCGGTGGCGGTTTCCGGCGTCGCGATGGGCCGAACGTTCACCAATGCCGGGCACCTGGTGGCCCTCGCGATCGGCCTGCTCGCCGGATTCTGGCTGCTGCGCACGCATCCACCGCGGCTACCCCGGTTGACGCGGTTCGAATGTTGCCTGCTCGCCATCGCTTCCGCGCTCGGCTACCTGATGCTCGTGGGCTGAATGACATCGTTCGGACCCGCTCCCCTAAAGTGCCTGGGGTGCGCCTCGTAATTGCTCGCTGCCAGGTCGACTATGTGGGTCGGCTCACCGCTCATCTCCCGATGGCGCGGCGATTGTTGATGATGAAGGCCGACGGTTCGGTGCTGGTGCATTCGGACGGCGGCTCCTACAAGCCGCTGAACTGGATGAGCCCGCCGTGCTGGCTGGAGGATCGGAGCAGCAGCGATTCCGAGGCCACGGCGCTCGCCGGCCCCGACGGCTCGACAAGCGCCGCCGGCAACCATCCCGCCAGATCGTGGGTGGTGACCAACAAGGCCGGCGAGGAACTGCGCATCATCATCGAGGAGATCGAGCACGATTCCGAGCACGACCTGGGAGTCGACCCGGGCCTGGTGAAGGACGGCGTCGAGGCACACCTGCAGGAGCTGCTCGCCGAGCACATCGAGACCCTCGGCGCGGGATACTCGCTCATTCGGCGGGAGTACATGACCGCGATCGGGCCGGTGGACATCCTGTGCCGCGACGCCGACGGCGCCACGGTCGCGGTGGAGATCAAGCGGCGCGGCGAGATCGACGGCGTCGAACAGCTCACCCGCTATCTGGAATTGCTGAACCGCGACCCGCTGCTGGCACCGGTCGCGGGCGTATTCGCCGCCCAGCAGATCAAGCCGCAGGCCAAGACTCTCGCCTCGGATCGCGGAATCCGTTGCCTGACACTCGATTACGACGCCCTGCGTGGCACGGAAAGCGACGAGTTCCGGCTGTTCTAAGCTCGGAGACCATGCCCCGCCGGAAACCGCGTCCCCAACAGTCGCCGGCGCGGTTCCGGCGTGAGCCGCGGCCGCTCGGCGACGTCTTCGGGCGTACCGAGCCGGGGCCGGGCGGTGGCGAGACGTATATCGTGCGCACCGTTCCCGGTTCGCGGGCCACGAAGACCTATCGCTGCCCGGGCTGCGATCACGAGATCCGGCCCGGCACGGCGCATATCGTCGCCTGGCGCGAGCACGACGGGGAGGACGACCGCCGGCACTGGCACACCGGCTGCTGGCGTGGCCGCCACACCCGCACCATTACGCGGCGCTGGTCCTGAATCATCCTCGTTCGCCGGAGAACAATTCCGGCGACAGACATAAGGAAGGCCGCCCCCGGCGGTGCGGGGGCGGCCTTCGGACGGATAACTGTGTCGCCCGGCGGGATCGGCGCTAGCTCGAGAGTTCTGCGTTCTCGCGCTCTTCGTCGTCGGCGTACTCGTCCTCCTCGGCCTTCACCTCGGGGATCGCCTTCTGCCGACCGGAACCCGACTGCTTGCCCGACAGCGAGCGCTGCTGCTGTTCCGGGGCGCCGCCGTCGAGCAGCTCGCTCTCGCGGTTGACCGCGGCGAGCATGGCCGGCACCGAATCGAGCTGACCGCGGATACCCAGCAGCTGGGCCAGGACGCGACCGCGCAGCACGCGCATCTCCTCGGCCAGTTCCTTGGCGTGCGCGATCTTGCGCTCGGCCTGCTGGGTGGCGGAGGTGACCAGGCGGTTGGACTCGTCGGTGGCATCCTTGATGCGCTGAGCGGCCTCGGACCGGCTGCTGGCCTCCAGCTCCTCCATGGCGCGGGTGAGCTTGGTGCGCCGCTCGGCCATGGTGACCTCGAAGTCCTGCTGGGCGGCCTTGCGCTTGGCCTCGGCCTCCTTGGTGATCCGCTCGGACTCCGCGTTGGCGGCCTCGAGGATCTTCTTGGACTCCGACCGCGCGTTGGCGAGGGTCTGCTCGAACTCGACCTCGAGCGCCTCGCGCTTCTCCTTGGTCTCGGCGAGCAGCGACTCGTACTTACCGCGCATCTCGGTGGCCTGCTGCTCGGCTATCGAGATCATCTCGGCGGCCTCGGCCTGTGCCTGCGCACGGACTTCGGACGCCTCGTCGGAAGCCAGACGGAGCATGCGCGAAATGCGATCGCTCATGCCCTCTGCGGTCGTCGGCGGCACCGACAGCCGGTCGACTTCCTTGCGCAGTTCGTCTATTTCGTCGCGAGCGTCCTCCAGCTGGGCGGCCAGATTTCGGGCCTGGGCTGCGGCGGCGTCGCGATCTGTGGCGGTGACCCTTAGTTCGGCGTCGAAGCGGTCGAAGTAATTGCGCACCTCATCGCGGTCGTAGCCCTTACGGACTACGGTAAAAGGCAACGCGACGAAGCGATTGCGATCGGGCTCAGTGGACGACATGCCCCACAAACTACAGCCTGTCGCCCCACGATGGTGACCCGACCGCGAATGTCGTTACGACAAGTTTCCCCGGTCGGATTGCGATACTAGTGAGTAGGATTCGGCGCGGGCTCGACCAGCTCGATCAGCACACCGCCAGCATCCTTCGGGTGGATGAAGTTTATCCGGCAGCCGGCCGTTCCGGGGCGAGGCGCGTCGAAGAGCAAACGTAGTCCTCGCGAGCGCAGGAAGGTTGCCACCGCCTCGATATCGGTGACCCGGTAGGCCAGTTGCTGGAGCCCCGGGCCGTTGCGATCGATGAACTTGGCGATTGTCGAGGCGTCCGACGCGGGCGCCAGCAACTGTAGAGCAGACGAATCGTCCCCGGCGCCGGGCAGCGACATCATCGCCTCGTGCACGCCTTGGTCCTCGTTGACCTCGCGATGGGTCTCGACCATTCCGAGGTTCGCCGAGTACCAGGTGACGGCGGCGTCGAGGTCGGGGACGGCGACGCCGACGTGATCGACGGCCAGGACGTAATCGGCGGGAATGAATTCGGGCGTTTGGGAGGTACTCACTCTTCGAACGGTAGCGCGTACCGCGGTGGTGCTG carries:
- the nucS gene encoding endonuclease NucS; this encodes MRLVIARCQVDYVGRLTAHLPMARRLLMMKADGSVLVHSDGGSYKPLNWMSPPCWLEDRSSSDSEATALAGPDGSTSAAGNHPARSWVVTNKAGEELRIIIEEIEHDSEHDLGVDPGLVKDGVEAHLQELLAEHIETLGAGYSLIRREYMTAIGPVDILCRDADGATVAVEIKRRGEIDGVEQLTRYLELLNRDPLLAPVAGVFAAQQIKPQAKTLASDRGIRCLTLDYDALRGTESDEFRLF
- the murA gene encoding UDP-N-acetylglucosamine 1-carboxyvinyltransferase, with product MSERFLVTGGSRLAGEVTVGGAKNSVLKLMAAALLAEGTTTITNCPDILDVPLMGEVLRGLGCDVTVDGSVVTITTPTEPKYHADFPAVTQFRASVCVLGPLMARCKRAVVALPGGDAIGSRPLDMHQTGLRLLGATSEIEHGCLVARADELQGARIRLDFPSVGATENILMAAVLAEGETVIDNAAREPEIVDLCTMLIRMGARISGAGTSVLTIDGVRKLSPTTHRVIGDRIVAATWGIAAAMTLGDVRVTGINPKHLSLVLDKLRSAGARISFEPDGFRVTQAERPRAVNFSTLPFPGFPTDLQPMAIGLAAIADGTSMITENVFEARFRFVEEMIRLGADARTDGHHAVVRGIPRLSSAPVWSSDIRAGAGLVLAGLVADGVTEVHDVFHIDRGYPDFVENLGALGAEVRRVA
- the mce gene encoding methylmalonyl-CoA epimerase is translated as MSTSQTPEFIPADYVLAVDHVGVAVPDLDAAVTWYSANLGMVETHREVNEDQGVHEAMMSLPGAGDDSSALQLLAPASDASTIAKFIDRNGPGLQQLAYRVTDIEAVATFLRSRGLRLLFDAPRPGTAGCRINFIHPKDAGGVLIELVEPAPNPTH
- a CDS encoding rhomboid-like protein produces the protein MVGEVTAGAAPALGATRSGWRRFFLPVTYGYAVLLIAVAGLLAALGDTAQNKVVLRASTNLSNLLSGNYGTLVSSALVVGDGAVAALIIPLLICLLALAELRFGALTTIRIFVAGHIGATLLVAAGLWVAVTADWVPVSITTAEDVGISYGAMAVIGAFVVLLPGRWRATWAISWLAVAVSGVAMGRTFTNAGHLVALAIGLLAGFWLLRTHPPRLPRLTRFECCLLAIASALGYLMLVG